In Aspergillus nidulans FGSC A4 chromosome II, the genomic stretch AAAGTAAGCGCTGTCGAGGGTTAGCTTGCATTCACTGTGCGCGTGAGGCAGGATGGTATATACTTTAGAGCAGTTCCAGCAGGTCTGAATGGAGACAAACAGAGCTGTTGCCCACGATGTTGACAAGAAGTAGCCTGCATTCTTGGCGCTAGAACAGGTTTGGCCAGTAACAGACCTACCATATCCTAGCCGCCATGAAGAGCACGGGAACTATAAAAACTAAAGTGTAGATGTCGAGATATTTTCCGAGGTGCGGGTTGGCAACGTGCTTGTTGGCATCAGCCCACCATTGTAAACAGATCACTGCAAAACATTAGCCCAGTCGACTACTGACAAATCATTAGAACATATCAGAAAACTGGGTAAGTATCCCGTAAGCAAGAAAGCAAGCGACAAAAAGGCCTGGAGGACCCCAATCTTGCGGAAATAGTAGCTGTAAATTCCCCAGCTTCCGTCGCGCCTTGACAGATCCTGTTTTACATCGGCGTTTTCCCTGGCACTTCTGGTGGTGTCGTCCTTTGCTTTACTCCTACCAGTATGAGTGTCCTGAAGCCCGTTATTATCAGATAAGCCCTTATTGTCAACCCAGCTGGCCGGGGCATAGTGTGGGTATCTGGATATAAACTCTGAGTCTGTGCACTAGATACCTTTGCGGCCGTTTTCGAGCAGAATGGTCTTATCCGCAAACGGATGCAGGTGACCTAGACTGGTGTCAGTCGAATAGCcaaaataaagaaaaaggaaaaagaaaataatcgCAGTACTGACAATTGTAAGTAGACAGAATCACGATAGCATTGGTTCTCCGGAACTGCCCATTCGCACCGAGCAAGCGCTCGCTAATCACTCGAATACTGCCGGAAATCAAGGCCACTGAAAGGGTCGTCGAGGACGACATGAAGCGATCGTGAACAACTTGTCCAAGCGCGATGGAGCAAGAACCGTAACACCATTCTGAGAACTCCATTTTCCATATACGTACCACTCGCTGATTTTGACCTCCGCTAAGAGCAATCCGTCACTTTCAGCCATGTACTGATTGTGCCCGTTAAGCACCTCTAGATCTTACCAAGAGTGCAGCCGGCAATAGTCGCGTTGTACCCTTTTTCATCTGCTTACGTCACGCCGATGATGTTGTCCTAGATGGATGCATTCATTATCCACAGTGTCTGCGGGTAGTAGGCTGCTCTGTCTGGATGGCAGTGGTTTAAGCCAGCCCTGATATGAGTCTGGCCCATATTTAAGCAGGGTCGACTTCCCACTTCCAATGGGGCCAATGACCATGGTGATCTTGCCGATGAAAACATAGAGGGTTAAATTGTCGAGTACAGGGTCGCCGGCTGCTTGCCATGATATCGAAGCATTGTGGAACGTCACCAGAGCATCATGGTCGGCTGATGACTTGGCAGTGAGGGAGAGTTTAGTCGGTTCAATGTGATCAGAAGGGTGTAGTGAATAAGCCTGGCTTGTTCTCTTATAAGAGCAGTATTCTTGAATCCGGTCAAAGCAGCCAATTAACTGACTGATCCAGGGCACCAACTAGATGAATCCCATCAGCGGCGAAGTCAAGATCGAGATAAACGACAACATGTTAACCGCCTTCATTGTGAGAAGCTTCATATTGCCCTTGGTCAGTGCAATGGTCATGTATATTAGAAACACCATGTACGGCGTGAGATCCTGGGGTATGGCTGCTAACAAGATAAAGTCAGTACAGCCAATGCAGTGGTCTGCATTCATCACCACATACACAGCATAACAACACCCGTCATCATCATGCAGAACTCCCTAGAGATGCTAAACTCAGACTGGCGATAATCAGACACAATTCGGAACAAGACCCGCTCGAGCCTAAGCATCTTTACTGCCTTCACATCACCCAGCATTGCCGCAGTGACAGTGAGCCGTTCCTGAACATGGCCTACCCACTCCCTCTGCGCCGCTGCACAACGCGATGAGAGAGGGGTGGTCGCCAGAATACAGCCCAAAGCCATCACGGCTGGTACCACGCATGCTATGTATACCTGGATCTCCAGCAACCATACGGCCAGACCGACCGAGGCTAGAGATGCCCAGAGCTCGTGCACGGTGTGCATGCTGACCATGATCTGCTCTGTATCTGTGCCCATAAGAATTATTGCATCGCCCGCCTGCAGCTGCGACCTCCTCAGCGCAAGTGTCTGTTCCAATATCATGGTGATTAGGCCTGATCGCGTCACCGTTGCCAGTCTGCTGGCTTGGTAGCGGTAGTAGAGGTCCCCTGAGGATGCTAGGCCCAAGTAAAAAATTGCGTGAGCATCGACCACCGCTTGCCCGTACCTCTTGTTTTCCGGGGCTAGTGGCTCCTTGTCGTATTTGATTGTTGCAGCAATCAGAAACAGCTGACAGAAAGTGAACCCGGCCAGCAGAATGCGCGGGACCATTGCGGTTAGGGTtaggattgttgttgtgaggaagtcttgtaggtggctcaccgccttcaggacagcgcaggccttggccgagttactaaggtctaaggtccttgtataggcaaaggacctATAACAGTAACCCCCCCCCTTTctctatgtaggaagtaTAGGTCATAGGGGTAGGTCATattgctttagcctttatatatgcatctctaTTTAGTAAGCTGTCCTAAagtctatactgttttgtaTAATCTAGCTACTTATCTAGAGCTTATACTTTCTCtaaagctgtggcagctagacttgttaaacccaacccacgaaacccgccccaacccgccccgacccgccaagaaatgggttgggttagaccttctaattatccattgggttttggatatttttggctgccccaaagcccggcggagcaacccgctgggttgccaaggtatctgaataggtatattactgtatttagattatattttcttacttagatagtttataatacaatatataaatacagtattttattaactatgtaaaTCACtacttattagagtaatgatatgcataactgggcTATTTCGGGTTATTTGGGTTtggttagaattatttgctaaacccatgggcggtttactgtgaaggtaacccaccccaaaaaccgcgtgggcggatcagctaggcctgaaaacccgccccaacccgtggtttaacaagtctagaaAGAATatataatagagaaaatcctggatAAATATCCCAGGAGATACAGGAGAGGTTACTAGCTAGAATACCTAGTAAAATAGTCAGGCTATGCTTAGCTAACTTGGGAAGCTGCtaacgtaaatcccgggcGGTAGGTGCGTCCCGGGCGGAAGGTAGTTTTCTCGTCCACCCCAACGCGTTTATCAACCTcaatagacttgttaaacccaacccacgaaacccgccccaacccgccccgacccgccaagaaacgggttgggttagaccttctaattatctgtcgactagaaaatatgactgtctaagactaatttggaagtcatgacgcctttttggcttagcggtatattttaccgatattatccattgggttttggatatttttggctgccccaaagcccggcggagcaacccgctgggttgccaagatatctgaataggtatattactgtatttagattatatttgcttacttagatagttataatacagtatttaaatacagtattttattaactatgtagatcactgcttattagagtaatgatatgcataactgggttattttgggttatttaggttgggttagaattatttgctaaacccatgggcggtttactgtgaaggtaacccaccccaaaacccgcgtgggcggatcagctaggcctgaaaacccgccccaacccgtggtttaacaagtctaaaCCTCAACTTTCAACAACCATCATGCCACCAAAAGCGCGTAAAACAAAGCGAGATTTgattgagcaagagggcagGATCCAATGCGCGATTCAAGACATTAAAAATGGAAAATTTCAAAAAATTGCGCCCGCAGCGCGTGCATACAAAATTCATCCCAATACACTTCGAGGGAGACttcatggccgccaatctCAAGCAGAACTCCGCAACCACCAGCATAGGCTATCcctacatcaagaagaggTCTTGATAGGATGGATAGAATCACTTGACATTCGTGGAGCAGCTCCCAGGCCCTCGCGCGTACGTGAGATGGCACAACTTATCCTGGATgaatcctcaacctcatctcgACCGATCGGAAAGAACTGGGTAACAGAGTTTACAAAAAGGCGCCCTGAAATCAAAACCAGGTTTGCTTGGAAAATCAATCATCAGAGAGCACTTTGTAAAGATCCTAAGATAATTCGCCCATTTTTCAATAAGATACAGAGGATTAAAGTTGAGTATGGGATatcagatgatgatatctacaactttgatgaaactggctttgctatgggCCTAATTGCAACAACAAAAGTGGtatcttgagcagaaatGCCAGGCAAACCATGGCTTATACAGCCGGGGGATCGCGAGTGGGTTACCACCATTGAATGCATCAATTCAACTGGATGGTCAGTTCCATCAACCATTATCTTTAAGGGAAAGCGCTATAGAGAGGGATGGTTTGAGGAACTCTCTATTCCACATGCCTGGAGGATTGAGGTTAGTAATAATGGATGGACTACAGATATAATTGggcttcgctggcttcaaaaaTGCTTTATTCCAGCTATACAGAGGCGGCGAAGGggggagtatatactccttATTCTGGACAGCCATAGAAGCCACTTGACCCCGGCCTTTGACACTACATGCAAGGATAATAACATTATCCCCGTCTGCATGCCTCCTCATTTATCTCACCTCCTGCAACCCCTGGATGTGGGCTgttgttaagggacgtatttagatggatcttcctatctagacgtgccgtacgtacaagaaggaatcgctaaagaagaaaggagaaagaaggattgttgttgtgaggaagtcttgtaggtggctcaccgccttcaggacagcgcaggccttggccgagtcactaaggtctaaggtccttgtataggcaaaggacccataacagtaccccccccctttcttcatgtaggaagtacaggtcataggggtaggtcatgtcgctttagcctttatgtatgcatctctgtttagtgagccgtcctgaagtctatactgttttgtacgatccagccactcatccagagcttgtgcttcctccaaagctgtggcagcttcccaggttggccgagcatagcctgaccatttcactaggtattccagccggtgacctctcccgtatctcctgggacgttcgtccaggattttctctaccatgtattctttctcgccgttcacaatgatgccagggggctgggtatcatcattcttctgggaaggaagtggatctgatgaagccagccgaagcaggtccacatggaagactggatggatccctgggggtgtattcagccgtacagcatggctgcccaccaggcctataacctcatacttggcgttcttccagtccagtttcttgctgggtcggtccgtacagatgttcttcagacttagccagaccttatctcccacttggcagtttgtggccgggctcctgtgtttattagcctgattctctgcattctgttgggaataggccatggaggcttgagcccagtctagggcttccttaactttccgtacaatagcttcccctttctggataggactcttggctggttcttcggctagttgctctacctcctcggtagggctaaatgggctgaggttatacccatggcttaggtagaaggggctgacccctgttgctgttgatgtacggccattaattgctagctctgcaagtgggagtaacctgttccagtccctctggtcatagcaggtatagatgcggaggtaggtctCCACTGTactgttcatcctctctgttgatccatcagtctgggGGTGATGGGCTGTAGATAGTCGGCGGttaatccctgtcagggtacatatgcgagcccatgtattacttgtaaactggcttcctctgtccgaggtgatagccttcgggatcccatgtttgcttataagtactcgtacgagggCCCAGGCCAcgctctcagagtcaatctctgacattccttctagtatcacacctttggttaaccggtctgtgataaccatgatgtttgtacaaccttcactctctggtaggtctgtgatgaaatccattgaaacctcctgccagggacgatcaggcacagggaggggctttaatagtccctttctctggtccctccaagatttcGTCCTTCCACATACATCACAGTTTCGGACGAATCTCAT encodes the following:
- a CDS encoding uncharacterized protein (transcript_id=CADANIAT00005285), which encodes MVPRILLAGFTFCQLFLIAATIKYDKEPLAPENKRYGQAVVDAHAIFYLGLASSGDLYYRYQASRLATVTRSGLITMILEQTLALRRSQLQAGDAIILMGTDTEQIMVSMHTVHELWASLASVGLAVWLLEIQVYIACVVPAVMALGCILATTPLSSRCAAAQREWVGHVQERLTVTAAMLGDVKAVKMLRLERVLFRIVSDYRQSEFSISREFCMMMTGVVMLSAIPQDLTPYMVFLIYMTIALTKGNMKLLTMKALVPWISQLIGCFDRIQEYCSYKRTSQAYSLHPSDHIEPTKLSLTAKSSADHDALVTFHNASISWQAAGDPVLDNLTLYVFIGKITMVIGPIGSGKSTLLKYGPDSYQGWLKPLPSRQSSLLPADTVDNECIHLGQHHRRDYMAESDGLLLAEVKISECIRVISERLLGANGQFRRTNAIVILSTYNCHLHPFADKTILLENGRKVICLQWWADANKHVANPHLGKYLDIYTLVFIVPVLFMAARICAKNAGYFLSTSWATALFVSIQTCWNCSKEAAYRLTVLQILQGSLLSIGNALLDLTPLLACSMLFCIQQALRFALDLVVTLFMVAAHRRHHFLEGPRGCCGINLALNLAITFDSILNTAIKGERRRRSHSGLSRASSGQKLTICGAFGSGKSSSVLTLLRMIDVHVDWETEVRVLEIIKHQCAAETVLTVMHWPRHVEWLDRIAVTQNGRLVEFDSPERLLARASRFRELYTMSVRAA
- a CDS encoding uncharacterized protein (transcript_id=CADANIAT00005286), which encodes MVITDRLTKGVILEGMSEIDSESVAWALVRVLISKHGIPKAITSDRGSQFTRINRRLSTAHHPQTDGSTERMNSTVETYLRIYTCYDQRDWNRLLPLAELAINGRTSTATGVSPFYLSHGYNLSPFSPTEEVEQLAEEPAKSPIQKGEAIVRKVKEALDWAQASMAYSQQNAENQANKHRSPATNCQVGDKVWLSLKNICTDRPSKKLDWKNAKYEVIGLVGSHAVRLNTPPGIHPVFHVDLLRLASSDPLPSQKNDDTQPPGIIVNGEKEYMVEKILDERPRRYGRGHRLEYLVKWSGYARPTWEAATALEEAQALDEWLDRTKQYRLQDGSLNRDAYIKAKAT